One Oscillospiraceae bacterium genomic region harbors:
- a CDS encoding cysteine hydrolase: protein MENEKIILDIVVDVQKDFITGALVNAEAQANVAHLAEVARAHAQAGHWMFFTKDTHPEEYLDTREGRRLPVEHCIEGTDGWNFAPELEDAMDDTEPEVSHIVCKKTFGAYMLPSDILDELMAHNKAVDDIEKIIVYGYCTDICVISNAMVLRAAFPEVEIEIRSDCCAGVTPQSHQTALDALRACQFTIV, encoded by the coding sequence ATGGAAAACGAAAAGATCATCCTTGATATTGTAGTGGATGTGCAGAAAGATTTTATCACCGGTGCGCTGGTCAATGCCGAGGCTCAGGCCAATGTGGCCCATCTGGCTGAGGTCGCCCGCGCCCACGCCCAGGCCGGGCACTGGATGTTCTTTACCAAGGACACCCACCCCGAGGAATACCTGGACACCCGCGAGGGCCGCCGCCTGCCGGTGGAGCACTGCATTGAGGGCACCGACGGTTGGAACTTTGCCCCCGAGCTGGAGGATGCCATGGACGATACCGAGCCTGAAGTCTCCCACATCGTGTGCAAAAAGACCTTTGGTGCCTACATGCTGCCCAGCGATATTCTGGACGAACTGATGGCCCATAACAAGGCTGTGGATGACATCGAAAAGATCATCGTCTACGGCTACTGCACCGACATCTGCGTCATCAGCAACGCCATGGTGCTGCGCGCTGCGTTCCCGGAAGTTGAGATTGAGATCCGATCCGATTGCTGCGCTGGCGTTACGCCCCAGTCCCACCAGACGGCGCTGGATGCCCTGCGCGCCTGCCAGTTTACCATTGTATAA
- a CDS encoding SDR family oxidoreductase, protein MYGTPKLTTYCMAKWGVRGLSKTLAQELKGTGIVVNTVCPTKVKTPLRRKAWRGLLPSWAIPHNSRLTA, encoded by the coding sequence ATGTACGGCACCCCCAAGCTGACCACCTACTGCATGGCCAAGTGGGGCGTCCGCGGCCTGAGCAAGACCCTGGCCCAGGAGCTGAAAGGCACCGGCATCGTCGTCAACACTGTCTGCCCCACCAAGGTCAAGACCCCGCTGCGCCGCAAGGCATGGCGGGGCCTTTTGCCATCTTGGGCAATACCGCACAATTCCCGCCTGACGGCTTAA
- a CDS encoding MATE family efflux transporter produces the protein MEPQKKTTLTEGSVAKGMLLFALPIFISNLFQQLYNAADSLIVGNFLGGEALAAVGSSGSLIFLLTGFVNGVSLGAGVVVARYFGAKDWQRMRRTIHTTVALGLAAGAVLTVVGVLLTPQILRWMGTPDNVLVNSIAYFRMYFMGSIAVVMYNVGASILQSVGDSRSPMRYLIAASIINIVLDLVLIGGFRMGVGAAAFATIASQTVSAVLAFSKLIRSKEEWAVRPREVRFDGPSLKAVIVQGLPSGIQNSVISLANVIVQSNINSFGANAMAGCGAYSKVEGFAFLPVTCFAMALATFVSQNVGAGQPDRVRKGMKFGILCSIAMAEVVGVCIYLASPWLIGAFSSEPDVIAFGVQQAHTAALFYCLLAFSHCCAGILRGLGRPVVPMMVMLAVWCVLRITYITITLHFIHAIGVVFWAYPITWSISSLLFAWYIRHCPIPQLGGGAPH, from the coding sequence ATGGAACCCCAAAAGAAAACGACCCTGACCGAGGGCAGTGTAGCAAAAGGCATGCTGCTGTTTGCGCTGCCTATTTTTATCAGCAACCTTTTCCAACAGCTGTACAATGCAGCCGATTCCCTCATCGTCGGCAACTTCTTGGGCGGCGAGGCCCTGGCCGCTGTCGGCTCCTCCGGCAGTCTGATCTTTCTCTTGACCGGCTTTGTCAACGGCGTGTCGCTGGGCGCGGGCGTTGTGGTGGCCCGCTACTTTGGTGCCAAGGATTGGCAGCGCATGCGCCGCACCATCCACACTACGGTAGCCCTGGGCCTGGCCGCCGGTGCTGTGCTTACGGTGGTGGGTGTGCTGCTTACTCCACAGATCTTGCGTTGGATGGGCACGCCGGACAACGTACTGGTTAACTCCATCGCCTACTTCCGCATGTACTTTATGGGCAGCATTGCTGTGGTCATGTACAACGTAGGTGCGAGTATTTTGCAGTCTGTGGGCGACAGCCGCAGCCCTATGCGGTACCTGATCGCGGCCTCCATCATCAATATCGTGCTGGACCTTGTTTTGATCGGCGGTTTCCGCATGGGTGTTGGCGCAGCGGCATTTGCCACGATTGCCTCCCAGACGGTCAGCGCCGTGCTGGCGTTCTCCAAGCTGATACGCTCCAAAGAAGAATGGGCCGTCCGCCCGCGGGAAGTCCGCTTTGATGGGCCGTCCCTCAAGGCTGTCATTGTGCAGGGCCTGCCCTCCGGCATCCAGAACTCGGTCATCTCGCTGGCCAATGTCATTGTGCAGTCCAACATCAACTCCTTTGGTGCCAACGCCATGGCGGGCTGTGGTGCTTATAGTAAGGTGGAGGGCTTTGCCTTCCTGCCGGTGACCTGCTTTGCCATGGCGCTGGCAACGTTCGTTAGCCAGAACGTAGGCGCGGGTCAGCCGGACCGCGTGCGCAAGGGCATGAAATTCGGCATCCTCTGCTCCATCGCCATGGCCGAGGTCGTGGGCGTCTGCATCTATCTGGCGTCCCCCTGGCTCATTGGAGCCTTCAGCAGCGAGCCGGACGTTATCGCTTTCGGCGTCCAGCAGGCCCACACGGCGGCGCTGTTCTACTGCCTGCTGGCGTTCAGCCATTGCTGTGCAGGCATCCTGCGCGGCCTGGGCCGCCCGGTGGTGCCCATGATGGTCATGCTGGCGGTCTGGTGCGTGCTGCGCATCACCTACATTACAATCACGCTGCATTTTATCCATGCCATCGGCGTGGTATTCTGGGCCTACCCCATCACATGGAGCATCTCCTCGCTACTCTTCGCGTGGTACATCCGGCACTGCCCCATCCCGCAATTGGGCGGCGGCGCACCGCATTAA
- a CDS encoding IS30 family transposase translates to MEVEPRRKGKHFTQDERAKIEALHKAGLTHQAIADIIGCCRSAITRELKKGQVEHLDYRTWIVSKVYDAYAAQQTANYQKTAHSKGLKLGNNHAYAAALGECICMGYSPFAAIQKVKDTYGLTISKQTLYRYIKEGLIPKVTYKELPVGHPKKRKGKVEEEKPMRSKNVLHRSIEQRPKYITLRNTFGHWEIDSIIGSSEGKKESCLVLTERMTRQEIVIKVADKTALSTVSAMRWLKRQLGRDFKQIFKTLTSDNGCEFADQAGLDALGLTTYYCHPQAPHERGCNENNNKLLRRYFPKGKSMKNKTQYDATMAQHFINGYPREMFGGRCSSDLFKEELQKLTLKNPQKIYRFFNI, encoded by the coding sequence ATGGAAGTTGAACCACGCCGCAAAGGAAAGCATTTCACACAGGACGAACGTGCAAAAATTGAAGCGCTGCATAAAGCTGGCCTGACCCATCAGGCTATCGCTGACATCATCGGCTGCTGCCGTTCTGCCATCACCAGAGAACTGAAAAAAGGACAGGTAGAGCACCTCGACTACAGAACGTGGATAGTCAGCAAAGTCTATGATGCCTACGCCGCCCAGCAGACCGCCAACTACCAGAAAACTGCTCACAGCAAGGGATTGAAACTCGGTAATAACCACGCCTATGCAGCAGCCCTCGGCGAGTGCATCTGTATGGGTTATAGCCCCTTTGCCGCTATTCAGAAAGTAAAGGATACATACGGCCTGACCATCAGCAAGCAAACACTGTATCGCTACATCAAAGAGGGCCTAATTCCCAAAGTCACCTATAAGGAACTGCCAGTAGGCCACCCGAAGAAGCGCAAAGGAAAAGTAGAGGAAGAAAAGCCCATGCGTAGCAAAAACGTACTGCACCGCAGCATAGAACAACGCCCAAAGTACATAACCTTACGGAATACTTTCGGACATTGGGAAATCGACTCCATCATCGGCAGCAGCGAAGGCAAAAAAGAATCCTGCCTTGTCCTCACAGAGAGAATGACAAGGCAGGAAATCGTGATAAAGGTAGCAGATAAAACAGCACTCTCCACTGTGAGCGCTATGCGCTGGCTAAAGCGCCAGCTGGGCAGAGATTTCAAACAGATATTCAAAACCCTGACGAGCGACAACGGCTGCGAATTTGCCGACCAAGCAGGACTGGATGCCCTCGGCCTGACCACCTACTACTGCCACCCGCAGGCCCCGCATGAACGCGGTTGTAACGAGAACAACAACAAGCTGCTGCGCCGCTACTTTCCCAAGGGAAAAAGCATGAAGAACAAAACCCAGTACGACGCCACCATGGCCCAGCACTTCATCAACGGCTACCCACGGGAGATGTTCGGCGGCAGATGCAGCAGCGACCTATTCAAAGAAGAATTGCAAAAATTGACCTTAAAGAATCCCCAGAAAATCTATAGATTCTTTAATATTTAA
- a CDS encoding replication protein — MPEPSTKSPKAYQFMFVLYPESQQPAIDYIQANWPCAWALHDKDTHTEQEFLDYGKHHDGNCPDWQIGDLKKPHYHFVVKFKNARYITGVAKEIRKHSEINDAAIKKCYNLYKAYVYLWHQNDPDKFQYDPEQVVGLHDFDPPQQNEGVTEEEQVETMFNAPLFSTVKELARWAYDNGCWSTFRKNYGLWKDIQNESKGGTENA, encoded by the coding sequence ATGCCAGAACCAAGCACAAAAAGCCCAAAAGCCTATCAGTTTATGTTCGTTCTCTACCCAGAGAGCCAGCAGCCCGCAATCGACTACATTCAAGCCAACTGGCCTTGCGCATGGGCACTGCATGACAAAGATACACATACCGAGCAAGAATTTCTCGACTACGGCAAACACCATGACGGCAACTGCCCTGATTGGCAAATAGGCGACCTCAAAAAGCCACATTACCATTTCGTGGTAAAGTTCAAAAATGCCCGTTACATCACGGGCGTTGCAAAAGAGATTCGCAAGCACTCCGAAATCAATGATGCTGCTATCAAGAAATGCTACAACCTGTACAAAGCGTATGTGTATCTCTGGCATCAGAACGACCCCGACAAATTCCAGTATGACCCGGAACAGGTTGTCGGTCTGCACGACTTCGACCCACCTCAACAGAACGAAGGTGTCACCGAGGAAGAACAGGTAGAGACAATGTTTAATGCGCCTCTGTTCTCCACGGTCAAGGAACTGGCCCGCTGGGCTTATGATAACGGTTGCTGGTCAACTTTCCGCAAGAACTATGGTCTGTGGAAAGACATTCAGAATGAATCCAAGGGCGGTACAGAAAATGCCTAG
- a CDS encoding LytTR family DNA-binding domain-containing protein — translation MAKIAVVEDNDAMREQLCGFIAQYARESGRQLDVTAFADGAEIVDPYRPGFDIIFLDIEMPTLDGMPTAERIRQVDPDVVLVFVTNMAQYAIRGYEVDALDFVLKPVSYYQFSTKLERALQRIQRRRGGQIALQVGGGVQLLNTDDILYLETRDRLLHYHTAADTWSVRGSLQKAEKELAPYHFARCNQCYLVNLRHVTGVQNDFVQIGQEQLEISRRQRVAFLAAVAAYVGGAL, via the coding sequence ATGGCTAAAATCGCCGTAGTGGAAGACAACGACGCCATGCGGGAGCAGCTTTGCGGATTTATTGCCCAGTATGCCCGGGAAAGCGGCCGCCAGCTGGACGTGACCGCTTTTGCCGATGGGGCCGAGATCGTGGACCCCTACCGCCCAGGCTTTGACATTATCTTCCTGGACATCGAGATGCCCACCCTGGACGGCATGCCTACCGCCGAACGCATCCGTCAGGTGGATCCGGATGTGGTGCTGGTGTTCGTCACCAACATGGCCCAGTACGCCATCCGCGGGTACGAGGTGGATGCCCTGGACTTCGTGCTTAAGCCCGTCAGCTACTACCAGTTCAGCACCAAGCTGGAGCGGGCGCTCCAGCGCATCCAGCGCCGCCGTGGCGGGCAAATTGCCCTGCAGGTGGGCGGCGGTGTGCAGCTGCTGAATACCGATGATATTTTGTACCTGGAGACCCGCGACCGCCTGCTGCACTACCACACCGCTGCCGATACCTGGTCGGTGCGGGGCAGCCTGCAAAAGGCCGAGAAAGAGCTGGCCCCCTACCACTTTGCCCGCTGCAACCAGTGCTATCTGGTCAACCTGCGCCATGTGACCGGCGTGCAGAATGATTTCGTGCAGATCGGGCAGGAGCAGCTGGAAATCAGCCGCCGCCAGCGGGTGGCCTTTTTGGCCGCCGTGGCGGCTTACGTCGGGGGTGCGCTGTAG
- a CDS encoding ATP-binding protein, giving the protein MAPLVTLLTSALCIWLAQMAYWLPLKRRENYRLRFLLDFVATVPFAQVITWANSGRTSAPMLLVIYGGFFLWVSISTKLCTPLDAAASAYCSVWIVLTSESIYELWRLLIWGAAKAGLQQPALATIPMMLGQIGFTLAVCILVRYTAARLMPDEGLYRIGPRQLLSAGLLGGMFVFQFFALMSTLQNTGVGLVLVAPAFLTQLYCLTLLYLQTELFKKSAMQKEMDTLNLLYERQRQQYQIARQNVQIINRKCHELKVQIADLRRLNPDAAKEKDLNEAERAVQRYDANADTGNEVLDVVLTEKSMHCEARHITLNCVADGSAVAFVEPGDLYALFSNALDQAIDAAARQMDEPRRMIDLLVCKRQGFTVINIISPVVTEAPARAARQHNYELKVMRRIVQKYNGTMTTENQNVLSAVKIVLPPPKS; this is encoded by the coding sequence GTGGCCCCGCTGGTAACGCTGCTGACCAGTGCCCTTTGTATCTGGCTGGCCCAGATGGCCTATTGGCTGCCGCTGAAACGACGGGAAAACTACCGCCTGCGGTTTCTTTTGGATTTTGTGGCCACGGTACCCTTTGCGCAGGTCATTACCTGGGCCAACAGCGGGCGCACCTCGGCCCCGATGCTGCTGGTGATTTATGGCGGGTTCTTTTTGTGGGTGAGCATTTCTACAAAATTGTGTACCCCGCTGGACGCCGCTGCCAGCGCTTACTGCAGCGTTTGGATCGTGCTTACGTCGGAATCTATCTATGAATTGTGGCGTTTGCTGATTTGGGGCGCGGCCAAAGCCGGCCTGCAGCAGCCTGCCCTGGCCACTATCCCCATGATGCTGGGGCAAATCGGCTTTACCCTTGCCGTCTGTATTCTTGTGCGGTATACCGCTGCGCGGCTGATGCCCGATGAAGGCCTCTACCGTATCGGCCCGCGGCAGCTGCTCAGCGCAGGTCTGCTGGGCGGCATGTTCGTTTTCCAGTTTTTCGCGCTGATGTCCACACTGCAAAATACGGGCGTGGGCCTGGTACTGGTTGCGCCCGCATTTTTGACCCAGCTCTACTGCCTGACGCTGCTTTATCTGCAGACCGAGCTCTTCAAAAAATCGGCAATGCAGAAGGAAATGGACACCCTGAACCTGCTGTATGAGCGCCAGCGCCAGCAGTACCAGATCGCACGGCAGAACGTGCAGATCATCAACCGCAAATGCCATGAGTTAAAGGTACAGATCGCTGACCTGCGCCGCCTGAACCCCGATGCAGCCAAGGAAAAGGACCTGAATGAGGCTGAGCGCGCCGTGCAGCGCTACGATGCCAACGCCGACACCGGCAACGAGGTGCTGGACGTGGTGCTGACCGAAAAGAGCATGCACTGCGAGGCCCGGCACATCACGCTGAACTGCGTGGCCGACGGCAGTGCTGTGGCCTTTGTGGAGCCGGGCGACCTGTACGCCCTCTTCTCCAATGCGCTGGATCAGGCCATCGATGCCGCCGCCCGCCAGATGGACGAGCCGCGCCGGATGATCGACCTGCTGGTCTGTAAGCGGCAGGGCTTCACGGTCATCAACATCATCTCACCCGTCGTAACCGAGGCCCCTGCCCGGGCCGCCCGCCAGCATAACTACGAGCTGAAAGTCATGCGCCGCATCGTGCAGAAATACAACGGCACTATGACCACCGAGAACCAGAATGTACTAAGCGCGGTCAAGATCGTACTGCCGCCGCCCAAATCTTAA
- a CDS encoding glycoside hydrolase family 2 protein translates to MRSTTTLMKNWQFTGPDGKTITVDLPHTWNNIDGQDGGNDYWRGSCTYKTSFAAPAFDPAAQQVWLQFEGVGDSAKVSLNGTGIANHDGGFSTFRADITALLKEQNELTVIADNSKNDFVYPQKADFTFYGGIYRTVSLLVVSKDHIALDHLGGPGVQITPTVQGANADIRVETRVSGEGEVAISILDAEGREVLAGKGGDTTLTMEYPHLWDGIRDPYLYTCVVRLMKDGQPVDEVRQRFGVRSFSVDAKQGFFLNGRPYPLHGVSRHQDRKGLGNAITREMHDEDMQLIKELGANTIRLAHYQHDQYFYDLCDEVGMVVWAEIPYISEHMPNGRANTISQMKELIVQNYNHASIVCWGVSNEITISTKNNRDMRDNHRQLNDLCHEMDKTRLTTLACYAMCGPFNPVAHITDLVSWNLYLGWYVPGLFLNDLWMDFFHLCYPNRPLGFSEYGAEGMPNLHSEHPRRGDHTEEYQAIYHEYMLECFARHKWLWSTHVWNMYDFAADARDQGGEPGMNHKGLVTFDRKTRKDSFYIYKAWWSNEPFVHICSKRFIDRTQNEIEVKVYSNQKQVTLYANGEKLAEQEGEHIFRFRVKLDGEVKVQAVAGDCIDEAAFRKVSTPNPAYKLGKKKSTSANWV, encoded by the coding sequence ATGCGAAGCACGACCACGCTGATGAAAAACTGGCAGTTCACCGGCCCGGATGGCAAAACCATCACGGTCGACCTGCCCCATACCTGGAATAACATCGACGGCCAGGATGGCGGCAACGACTACTGGCGCGGCAGCTGCACCTATAAAACCAGCTTCGCGGCCCCCGCTTTTGACCCCGCTGCCCAGCAGGTCTGGCTGCAGTTCGAGGGTGTGGGCGACAGCGCCAAGGTCAGCCTGAACGGCACCGGGATTGCCAACCACGACGGCGGCTTCTCCACCTTCCGGGCGGACATCACCGCTCTGCTGAAAGAGCAGAACGAGCTGACCGTCATCGCCGACAACAGCAAAAATGACTTTGTTTACCCCCAGAAAGCCGACTTCACCTTCTACGGGGGCATCTACCGCACGGTCAGCCTGCTGGTGGTCAGCAAGGATCACATCGCGCTGGATCACCTCGGCGGCCCCGGCGTGCAGATCACCCCGACCGTGCAGGGCGCCAACGCTGACATCCGCGTTGAGACCAGGGTCAGCGGTGAGGGCGAGGTCGCCATCTCCATCCTCGACGCCGAGGGCAGGGAAGTGCTGGCTGGCAAAGGCGGCGACACCACCCTGACGATGGAGTATCCCCACCTGTGGGACGGCATCCGCGACCCCTACCTGTACACCTGCGTCGTCCGCCTGATGAAGGACGGCCAGCCTGTCGATGAAGTCCGCCAGCGCTTCGGCGTGCGCAGCTTCTCGGTTGATGCCAAGCAGGGCTTCTTCCTCAATGGCCGCCCGTACCCGCTGCACGGTGTCTCCCGCCATCAGGACCGCAAGGGCCTGGGCAACGCCATCACGCGGGAGATGCACGACGAGGACATGCAGCTCATCAAGGAGCTGGGCGCGAACACCATCCGCCTGGCCCACTACCAGCATGACCAGTACTTCTATGACCTCTGCGATGAGGTGGGCATGGTCGTCTGGGCCGAGATCCCTTACATCTCGGAGCACATGCCCAACGGCCGCGCCAACACCATCAGCCAGATGAAAGAGCTGATCGTCCAGAACTACAACCATGCCAGCATCGTCTGCTGGGGGGTCTCCAACGAGATCACCATCTCCACCAAGAATAACCGCGACATGCGGGACAACCACCGCCAACTCAACGATCTCTGCCACGAGATGGATAAGACCCGCCTGACCACGCTGGCCTGCTACGCCATGTGCGGCCCCTTCAACCCGGTGGCCCACATCACCGATCTGGTCAGCTGGAACCTGTACCTGGGCTGGTATGTGCCGGGGCTGTTCCTGAACGACCTGTGGATGGATTTCTTCCACCTCTGCTACCCCAACCGCCCGCTGGGCTTCAGTGAATACGGCGCCGAGGGTATGCCCAATCTGCACAGTGAGCATCCCCGCCGCGGTGATCACACCGAGGAATATCAGGCCATCTACCACGAGTACATGCTGGAATGTTTCGCCCGCCATAAATGGCTGTGGTCCACCCACGTGTGGAATATGTACGATTTCGCCGCCGATGCCCGCGACCAGGGTGGTGAACCGGGCATGAACCATAAGGGACTGGTTACCTTCGACCGCAAGACCCGCAAGGACAGCTTCTACATCTACAAAGCCTGGTGGAGCAATGAACCGTTTGTGCATATCTGCTCCAAGCGATTCATCGACCGCACCCAGAACGAGATTGAGGTCAAGGTCTACTCCAACCAGAAGCAGGTCACGCTGTACGCCAACGGCGAAAAGCTGGCCGAGCAAGAGGGTGAGCACATCTTCCGCTTCCGCGTAAAGCTGGATGGCGAAGTCAAGGTCCAGGCTGTGGCAGGGGATTGCATCGACGAGGCCGCTTTCCGCAAGGTAAGCACCCCCAACCCTGCCTACAAGCTGGGCAAGAAAAAGTCCACCAGCGCAAACTGGGTATAA
- a CDS encoding glycoside hydrolase family 3 C-terminal domain-containing protein has translation MMDDLKMQKQTLKKAYKKAKRKHITLWKVLTILCAIVMVISVPLSVLAAKFDNTMAARFGGSFWELENEDTNAQYYTSDFNSAEEMVNYGLALTQQVEAEGAALLMNNNNALPLAADAKVSTFSSSSVNLVYGGTGSGNIDASTADTLRTALEKVGVTVNPTLWDFYTTGAGKDYSRNTAGTVATASEVTAEVPWDVYTDEVKDSVAQYGDAAIVTLSRVGGEGADLSYGEVNYLTLDENEKAMLQNVAEMKKNGTVKKTIVLINSANALQVDFLKNNEYDIDAALWIGDVGISGINAVAEILTGKVNPSGSLVDTYCYDNLSAPAMWNFTPTTYEGYVEGGDVSAKAKSYMIYQEGIYVGYKYYETRYEDFVTGNGNAGDYAYGDIVAYPFGYGMSYTDFTISDMNVSYNAADDTYTVTVKVTNTGDMAGKKTVQVYVQSPYTDYDKQNGVEKSAVSLVGFGKTGMIEPGASETLSMTVNKRDIASYDTYGAGTYILDAGDYYFTAATDAHNAVNNILAAKGYTVESTDGKMTADGNADLTYTWTEDALDTTTYATSENGTEITNQLSCADPNLYEGVEETVTWLSRSDWNGTLPTETVKLTLTELLKKDLQDIRYDAADYESVEMPTLGAKNGVKLYDMIGLDYNDPKWDELLDQMTFDEMNSLIGDAFHWTMPVKSVEAPGTRDENGPQGLTASLLGNDKSQLTATAFTSEDVMAATFNTEIMTEIGKVIGNNCLQANIACLYGPGNNIHRTPYGGRNFEYYSEDGFLSGMMSAYEVAAIQAKGVHVVMKHFALNDCEQDRIGLGVWLNEQAAREVYLKAFQAPVEVGNGNGVMIAYTRWGAVWSGGNYGLVTGILRNEWGCDGMVITDNVLTQYVNGPDGVLAGVSIYDAMMSFVTDTLPQYKNDPVIVTAMREACHHNLYAIANSCGMNGVGADTTIKVQELPLVSMLKNIARISAVLFVVFIVLWVLGGKKFRKTEEYKAYKDFKKSLKAAKKA, from the coding sequence ATGATGGATGATCTGAAAATGCAAAAGCAGACCTTGAAAAAGGCCTACAAAAAGGCTAAGCGTAAGCACATTACGCTGTGGAAAGTCCTGACGATCCTCTGCGCGATCGTTATGGTCATTTCCGTGCCTTTGTCCGTACTGGCCGCAAAGTTCGACAATACCATGGCTGCCCGCTTTGGCGGCAGCTTCTGGGAGCTGGAGAACGAGGACACCAACGCCCAGTATTACACCAGTGACTTCAACTCCGCCGAGGAGATGGTCAACTATGGTCTGGCTTTGACCCAGCAGGTCGAGGCCGAGGGCGCTGCCCTGCTGATGAACAACAACAACGCGCTGCCTCTGGCTGCCGACGCGAAGGTCAGCACCTTCTCCAGCAGCAGCGTCAACCTCGTGTACGGCGGCACCGGCTCCGGCAACATTGATGCCTCCACCGCCGACACCCTGCGCACCGCCCTCGAAAAGGTCGGTGTCACCGTCAACCCCACCCTGTGGGACTTCTACACCACCGGCGCCGGCAAGGATTACTCCCGCAATACCGCCGGTACCGTAGCCACCGCCAGTGAAGTCACCGCCGAGGTGCCTTGGGACGTCTACACCGACGAGGTCAAGGACAGCGTTGCCCAGTACGGCGATGCCGCCATCGTGACCCTGTCCCGCGTCGGCGGCGAGGGCGCTGACCTCTCCTACGGCGAGGTCAACTACCTGACCCTCGACGAGAACGAGAAGGCCATGCTGCAGAACGTGGCCGAGATGAAGAAGAACGGCACCGTCAAAAAGACCATCGTGCTGATCAACTCCGCCAACGCCCTGCAGGTCGATTTCCTCAAGAACAACGAGTACGACATCGACGCCGCGCTGTGGATCGGTGACGTGGGCATCTCCGGCATCAACGCCGTAGCCGAGATCCTGACCGGCAAGGTCAACCCCTCCGGCAGCCTGGTCGACACCTACTGCTACGACAACCTCAGCGCCCCCGCCATGTGGAACTTCACCCCCACCACCTACGAGGGTTACGTTGAGGGCGGCGATGTTTCCGCCAAGGCAAAGTCCTACATGATCTACCAAGAGGGCATCTATGTAGGCTACAAGTACTACGAAACCCGCTACGAGGACTTCGTTACCGGCAACGGCAACGCAGGCGACTACGCCTATGGCGACATCGTGGCATACCCCTTCGGCTACGGCATGAGCTACACCGACTTTACTATCAGCGATATGAACGTCAGCTACAATGCCGCCGATGACACCTACACCGTTACCGTCAAGGTCACCAACACCGGTGATATGGCGGGCAAAAAGACCGTGCAGGTCTATGTCCAGAGCCCCTACACCGACTACGACAAGCAGAACGGCGTCGAGAAGTCTGCCGTTTCTCTGGTCGGCTTTGGCAAGACCGGCATGATCGAGCCGGGCGCTTCCGAGACCCTGTCCATGACCGTCAACAAGCGCGACATCGCTTCCTACGATACCTACGGCGCCGGCACCTACATCCTCGACGCCGGTGACTACTACTTCACCGCCGCCACCGATGCCCACAACGCCGTCAACAACATTCTGGCTGCCAAGGGCTACACTGTCGAGTCCACCGACGGCAAGATGACTGCCGACGGCAACGCCGACCTGACCTACACCTGGACCGAGGACGCCCTCGACACCACCACCTATGCTACCAGCGAAAACGGCACCGAAATCACCAACCAGCTTTCCTGCGCCGACCCCAACCTGTACGAGGGCGTGGAGGAAACCGTGACCTGGCTGAGCCGTTCTGACTGGAACGGCACCCTGCCCACCGAAACCGTCAAGCTGACCCTGACCGAGCTGCTCAAGAAGGATCTGCAGGACATCCGCTACGATGCCGCTGACTACGAGAGCGTCGAGATGCCCACCCTGGGCGCCAAGAACGGCGTCAAGCTGTACGATATGATCGGTCTGGACTACAACGATCCCAAGTGGGACGAGCTGCTGGATCAGATGACCTTCGACGAGATGAACTCCCTGATCGGCGACGCCTTCCACTGGACCATGCCTGTCAAGAGCGTGGAGGCCCCCGGCACCCGTGACGAGAACGGCCCCCAGGGTCTGACCGCCAGCCTGCTGGGCAACGACAAGAGCCAGCTGACCGCCACCGCCTTCACCTCTGAGGACGTTATGGCTGCCACCTTCAACACCGAGATCATGACCGAGATCGGCAAGGTTATCGGCAACAACTGCCTGCAAGCCAACATTGCCTGCCTGTACGGCCCCGGCAACAACATTCACCGCACCCCCTACGGCGGCCGTAACTTCGAGTACTACTCCGAGGACGGCTTCCTGTCCGGCATGATGAGCGCCTACGAGGTCGCCGCCATTCAGGCAAAGGGCGTACACGTCGTTATGAAGCACTTTGCCCTGAACGACTGCGAGCAGGATCGTATCGGTCTGGGCGTCTGGCTGAACGAGCAGGCTGCCCGTGAAGTCTACCTGAAAGCCTTCCAGGCTCCCGTCGAGGTCGGCAACGGCAACGGCGTTATGATCGCCTACACCCGCTGGGGTGCTGTCTGGTCCGGCGGCAACTACGGTCTGGTCACCGGCATCCTGCGCAACGAGTGGGGCTGCGACGGCATGGTCATTACCGATAACGTTCTGACCCAGTATGTCAACGGTCCCGACGGCGTTCTGGCCGGTGTGTCCATCTACGACGCCATGATGTCCTTCGTCACCGACACCCTGCCCCAGTACAAGAACGACCCCGTCATCGTCACCGCCATGCGCGAGGCCTGCCACCACAACCTGTACGCCATCGCCAACTCCTGCGGTATGAACGGCGTCGGCGCGGACACCACCATCAAGGTGCAGGAGCTGCCTCTGGTAAGCATGCTCAAGAACATTGCCCGCATCTCCGCGGTGCTGTTCGTTGTCTTTATCGTGCTGTGGGTGCTGGGCGGCAAGAAGTTCCGCAAGACCGAAGAATACAAGGCTTATAAAGATTTCAAAAAATCCCTGAAAGCCGCTAAGAAAGCCTAA